TGTTTTTGCGAATAGAGATTATACATATTGTAGATCTCCAGTAGCGAAACAAACACGCCCAGCAGCACGGCGATAAAAAACAGCTGTTCGCCAAAATACAGCGCGGCTACGACAACCGGCGCGTAGACCGCAATAGTCAGCACGCGCTGCCAGAATTTCCGCAGATTAAATGAGCGGAAATTAAGCATGCAGCGCTCCTCTCCGGCGCTGGCGCCGCTGAAAACCGCGGACTGCCTGCCGGAACAAACGCCCGTCAAAATCCGGCCAGCATTTGCGCGTAAACCAAAATTCCGTATAGGCCGACTGCCAGAGCAGAAAATTGCTGAGGCGCAGCTGGCCGGAAGTGCGGATCAAAAGATCGGGATCCGGCAAATCAGCCGTATACAGATATTTGGCAAAAGAATTTTCCGTCAGTTTTTTTTCTCCAGCCTGAAGCGCCGCGTTGGCCGCGCGGACTATTTCCGCTCGCCCGCCGTAATTTAGCAGGACATTGACCGTCAGCAGCGGCCTGGCGGCATAAGTGGTTTTTTGTTCCGCTATCTTCATTAATTTTTGCAGCTGCGGCGAAAATTTTTTCAGCCCGCCTAAAAAACGGATAGTCACTTTGTTCTGGACCAGATCCGGCACTTTTTCCCGCAAATATTTCAGGAACAAATTCAGCAGATAATCGATCTCCGCTTGGGGTCGTCTCCAGTTCTCCGTGGAAAAAGCGTAAACCGTCAAATATTTCACGCCCAAAGCCGCGGCCTCGGTGGTCACGCGGCGCAATGCCTCCGCGCCCCGGGAATGTCCTGCGGTACGCGGCAAGCCGCGGCGCGCCGCCCAGGTACCGTTGCCGTCCATGATGACAGCCACATGTTTGGGAATATTTCCCGAGTGTAACAATCTGCGTCTTTGAATATCTGTCCAGATACTCAACATTTTTAGATTTCGTTTATCTCTGCTTCTTTGGTCTTGAGTAATTCTTCCACTCTGGCATTATACTGGTCGGTTACTTTTTGCACTTTGTCCTGCAGACCTTTGATCTCATCCTGCGACGCGCCGGATTTTTTCGCCTCTTCCAAAAAATCGCGGCGCAGATTGCGGACTGCGATCTTGCACTCCTCGGCTATGCCTTTGGCGATCTTTTCCAGCTCTTTGCGCCGCTCCTGGGTCAGCTCCGGCAGGCGCACGTAAACCACGCCGCCCTCATTTTTGGGCGTCAGTCCCAGGTCAGACAAAGAAATCGCTTTCTCGATAGCCTGCGCGCTGGAGCGGTCATACGGCGTGATGCTGATAATTTTATTTTCCGGAATATTGATCGCCGCGATGGTACGCAACGCCATTTTTTGGCCGTAAACTTCCACCGGCACATTTTCCACCAGCCCGGGATTGGCGCGGCCGGTGCGCACACCAGCAAAATTGCGTTTCAAGCTGTCGATCGCTTTGTCCATTCTGGCTCTGATTTCCTGTTCTTGCATAAACTTCCT
This genomic interval from Candidatus Margulisiibacteriota bacterium contains the following:
- the frr gene encoding ribosome recycling factor, with the protein product MQEQEIRARMDKAIDSLKRNFAGVRTGRANPGLVENVPVEVYGQKMALRTIAAINIPENKIISITPYDRSSAQAIEKAISLSDLGLTPKNEGGVVYVRLPELTQERRKELEKIAKGIAEECKIAVRNLRRDFLEEAKKSGASQDEIKGLQDKVQKVTDQYNARVEELLKTKEAEINEI
- the uppS gene encoding di-trans,poly-cis-decaprenylcistransferase, with translation MLSIWTDIQRRRLLHSGNIPKHVAVIMDGNGTWAARRGLPRTAGHSRGAEALRRVTTEAAALGVKYLTVYAFSTENWRRPQAEIDYLLNLFLKYLREKVPDLVQNKVTIRFLGGLKKFSPQLQKLMKIAEQKTTYAARPLLTVNVLLNYGGRAEIVRAANAALQAGEKKLTENSFAKYLYTADLPDPDLLIRTSGQLRLSNFLLWQSAYTEFWFTRKCWPDFDGRLFRQAVRGFQRRQRRRGALHA